A section of the Candidatus Poribacteria bacterium genome encodes:
- a CDS encoding molybdopterin-dependent oxidoreductase, producing MSNPLVDMQKPDVIFCIGTNMTECHPVAATGLKKAIARGAKLIVADPRRIGLAEMSDLYLPLRVGSDTALLLGMAHVIAREGLIDEEFIKDRTTGFDDFFEHISEWTPEWAEEITGVPAQDIETAAMWYGTTDKGAIYYTLGITEHICGVENVQSLCNLALMTGNIGREGTGINPMRGQNNIQGAGDSGALPNNYPGFQAVTDPEHQAKFEAAYGKAVDLEKGITKVTALELCGDSIHAMLIDGENTLLSDPDREHCEHALRSLAHLVVIDIFLTETAELADIVLPATAWGETDGVCANTERRVQRLRAAVPPPGEAKPDWWIISQIAQRLGFKGFDYDAPKPIFDELCQLSPIYAGLDWERIDKGATDIFNNQWPVPHKEHPGTPRLHEETFVNGRGIFSNVHYRDPAETISDDFPVWLTTGRRLESYHTRTQTGRAAGIDYLLSEESLEVNPTDIEKWDLTDGEWCKLSSARGSITIKVKATNRSPRGTVFASFSFADVPVNLLTGSGYDPVTHTAELKVCPVRLEPL from the coding sequence ATGTCGAACCCGCTCGTTGATATGCAGAAACCGGATGTAATTTTCTGCATCGGTACGAATATGACGGAGTGTCATCCTGTTGCAGCGACCGGGCTGAAAAAGGCGATTGCCCGCGGTGCCAAACTGATCGTCGCGGATCCGAGGCGCATCGGATTAGCGGAGATGTCGGATCTCTATCTACCGCTCCGCGTCGGTTCGGACACGGCGTTGCTTCTCGGCATGGCACACGTGATTGCCCGTGAAGGTTTGATTGATGAAGAATTCATTAAAGATCGTACCACCGGGTTTGACGACTTCTTTGAACATATCAGCGAGTGGACACCGGAATGGGCGGAAGAGATTACGGGGGTACCGGCTCAGGATATTGAGACAGCGGCGATGTGGTATGGCACTACGGACAAAGGAGCTATCTACTACACGTTAGGGATCACGGAGCATATCTGTGGCGTTGAGAACGTGCAGAGTCTCTGTAATCTTGCCCTGATGACGGGCAACATCGGACGCGAGGGGACAGGTATCAACCCGATGCGTGGGCAGAACAACATTCAAGGCGCGGGGGATAGTGGAGCATTGCCGAACAACTATCCCGGTTTCCAAGCCGTCACGGATCCAGAACATCAAGCGAAGTTCGAAGCAGCTTATGGTAAAGCGGTTGACTTGGAGAAAGGCATCACCAAAGTCACCGCCTTGGAACTTTGTGGCGACAGTATCCATGCGATGCTGATTGATGGCGAAAATACATTGCTATCGGATCCGGATCGGGAACACTGTGAGCACGCACTCCGTTCCTTGGCGCATCTCGTTGTCATCGACATCTTCCTCACGGAAACCGCGGAACTCGCCGATATTGTGCTGCCGGCAACGGCATGGGGTGAAACGGACGGGGTCTGCGCGAACACAGAACGTCGGGTCCAGCGACTGCGCGCTGCAGTCCCGCCACCCGGCGAGGCGAAACCGGATTGGTGGATTATTTCTCAAATTGCACAACGTCTCGGTTTTAAAGGCTTCGATTACGACGCGCCGAAACCGATTTTCGACGAACTCTGCCAACTTTCACCGATTTATGCAGGGTTGGATTGGGAACGCATTGACAAAGGTGCCACGGACATCTTTAACAACCAGTGGCCCGTGCCGCACAAGGAACATCCGGGGACACCGAGATTACACGAAGAGACGTTCGTCAACGGACGCGGTATCTTTTCCAATGTGCACTACCGGGATCCCGCTGAAACAATCAGTGATGATTTCCCCGTATGGCTTACAACGGGGAGACGCTTGGAATCCTATCATACTCGCACCCAGACGGGTAGAGCAGCGGGGATTGATTATCTCTTGTCGGAAGAATCGCTGGAGGTGAATCCGACTGACATTGAGAAATGGGACTTGACGGACGGGGAATGGTGTAAGTTGAGCAGTGCGCGTGGGAGCATTACTATCAAAGTGAAAGCGACAAACCGTTCTCCGCGTGGGACAGTCTTCGCGAGTTTCAGTTTCGCAGATGTTCCCGTCAACCTATTGACGGGTTCTGGTTACGATCCGGTTACCCATACTGCTGAATTGAAAGTGTGCCCTGTGCGGTTGGAGCCGCTTTAG
- a CDS encoding BMP family ABC transporter substrate-binding protein codes for MIRICCKLRNNITIQALYLCLFIIGLMLIGNANLEAKGHEEFKVAMLLPGSISDAGWNALAYEGLKAIEKQLGAEISHAETRTPTDQEEQFRSYALDGYSIVFGHGYEFQDPAKAVAPDFPETIFITSSGGTITDNISPVNFRVEQAAYLLGVIAGMMTNTNKLGVMGGQNIPSVNSTFMAFEGGAKSVNPEAEVSRVYVGNWEDIGKGKELSLAQINEGVDFLFPNADAAGLGAYEAAETAQKEGKTVYAFGANRDKSDISPEVVIANAVITPDAFVQIAKIIKEGKFKPQIYTFNMLTDEAITLTYNPALKDKVPAEVQKAVEDAKAKILAGELKVPQIDFSEEE; via the coding sequence GTGATACGGATATGTTGCAAGCTACGCAATAACATTACAATCCAGGCATTATATCTATGCCTTTTTATCATTGGACTTATGCTGATTGGGAACGCGAATCTTGAGGCAAAAGGTCATGAAGAATTTAAGGTTGCCATGCTACTTCCCGGTTCAATCAGCGATGCGGGGTGGAACGCTTTGGCGTATGAAGGGCTGAAAGCGATTGAAAAACAGCTCGGTGCAGAAATCAGCCACGCCGAGACCCGAACCCCGACAGATCAGGAGGAACAATTCCGCTCTTATGCACTCGACGGTTACAGCATAGTGTTCGGACACGGATACGAGTTCCAGGACCCCGCAAAAGCGGTTGCACCTGATTTCCCAGAGACGATTTTCATTACGTCTTCCGGTGGCACGATCACCGACAACATTTCACCTGTCAATTTCCGTGTTGAACAGGCTGCCTATCTATTAGGAGTGATCGCAGGCATGATGACCAATACAAACAAACTCGGTGTCATGGGTGGACAGAACATCCCATCTGTCAATAGTACGTTTATGGCGTTTGAAGGTGGTGCGAAAAGTGTGAACCCTGAAGCGGAGGTATCTCGGGTGTATGTTGGGAACTGGGAGGACATCGGCAAAGGGAAAGAACTCTCACTCGCCCAGATTAATGAAGGCGTTGATTTCCTTTTCCCGAATGCGGATGCGGCAGGACTGGGGGCTTATGAAGCGGCTGAAACTGCGCAAAAAGAGGGAAAAACTGTTTACGCGTTCGGCGCGAACCGAGACAAGAGCGATATTTCCCCAGAAGTCGTCATTGCCAATGCCGTGATTACGCCCGATGCGTTTGTGCAGATTGCTAAGATCATTAAGGAGGGCAAGTTTAAGCCTCAGATCTATACGTTCAACATGCTCACGGACGAGGCGATCACGCTCACCTATAACCCTGCCTTGAAGGATAAGGTGCCGGCAGAGGTGCAAAAAGCCGTCGAAGATGCAAAAGCCAAAATCCTCGCTGGCGAGTTGAAAGTCCCACAAATTGATTTCAGTGAAGAGGAATAG
- a CDS encoding ABC transporter permease: MFEEILSATIRGATPLLLAALGEVISQRAGVLNIGIEGMMLIGAFFGMVGSFYTEKLAMIYMPELAMIAPWFGLLMAGISGLIAAALFALCAIRLRGDQVIIGTAMTLLALGLTEVVYQRLFGATGIAQGVPAFQQIAVPLLSQIPFFGRALFSHNILVFLTFLLVPCVYFFLYHTQQGLRVRACGEHPRAIAAAGANVLRLRTVCLLFAGALAGMAGGYLSLADVPYFTPGMTVGRGFIALAIVIFGKWHPVKACGAALLFGLGSALDARFQALGWDVPYQVFLMLPYVLCLAVLAGFVGRAEAPLALGKPYRE, encoded by the coding sequence ATGTTTGAAGAGATTCTTTCAGCAACCATACGCGGGGCAACCCCACTCTTACTTGCCGCACTCGGCGAAGTCATCTCCCAGCGCGCCGGTGTGCTGAACATCGGTATCGAAGGGATGATGCTCATCGGCGCATTCTTCGGGATGGTCGGCTCCTTCTACACGGAAAAATTAGCGATGATCTACATGCCAGAACTCGCCATGATCGCACCGTGGTTCGGACTTTTGATGGCAGGCATCAGTGGACTGATCGCCGCCGCACTGTTCGCACTCTGTGCAATAAGACTTCGGGGTGACCAAGTGATCATCGGCACAGCAATGACGCTCTTAGCGTTAGGTTTAACAGAGGTCGTCTATCAACGACTCTTCGGCGCAACCGGGATCGCACAAGGGGTGCCAGCCTTCCAACAGATTGCGGTTCCACTGCTCTCCCAAATCCCTTTCTTCGGACGCGCCCTGTTTTCGCACAATATTCTCGTTTTTCTCACATTCCTGCTGGTACCGTGTGTCTATTTCTTCCTCTACCATACACAACAGGGACTCAGGGTCCGTGCGTGTGGCGAACATCCAAGGGCGATTGCCGCCGCCGGTGCGAACGTTCTCCGCTTGCGGACAGTATGTCTGCTCTTCGCCGGTGCGTTGGCAGGTATGGCGGGCGGGTATCTCTCCCTCGCCGATGTCCCCTATTTTACACCCGGTATGACAGTCGGACGCGGATTCATTGCGCTGGCGATCGTTATCTTTGGAAAATGGCACCCTGTGAAGGCGTGCGGTGCCGCCCTGCTTTTTGGACTCGGTTCGGCACTCGATGCGCGATTCCAGGCGTTGGGGTGGGATGTACCGTATCAGGTATTCTTGATGTTGCCCTATGTGCTCTGTTTAGCGGTGTTAGCAGGCTTTGTCGGACGCGCCGAGGCACCCCTCGCATTGGGGAAACCCTACAGGGAATAG
- a CDS encoding ABC transporter ATP-binding protein → MKNILELRNVTKTFGDLVAVDSVDFELQAGEIHAILGENGAGKSTLMNLIYGLYQPSAGRIYVTDRENWRRRFRAKSPRDAIANGIGMVHQHFMLIENLTVAENIALALGQQASNPAGSASSNGDDKQRLGKFRFKKEDAIRITQELSERFGLTVDPTALVRTLSVGLKQRVEILKALAVDARILILDEPTAVLSPQEVEGFFTILRNLQADGRAIIFISHKMKEVLSISDRITVLRRGKKVYLGPTGELTARELAREMIGEDLTDVERSVSGSYLENDSLDRVLHLSNLTVLGSRNEIAVSDVSMETHRGEIVGIAGVDGNGQRELAEAIMGLRHSDSGTVNILGTDPKGIKAVRQRGVGYIPEDRQTTGVIAAFSVTENLLLNVTHLQNLAHWNVLNQKRKSETAEQLIADYDIRPPNPDIPASSLSGGNQQKIVLAREISLRPDLLIAVNPTRGLDVNAARYVHENLLAQRDAKKSVLLISTELDEVLLLSDRLYVMSRGKLIEATAQRNDIEALGLLMTGETDTEGYGNSPKTIVEP, encoded by the coding sequence ATGAAAAATATTCTTGAACTTCGGAACGTTACAAAAACCTTCGGCGATCTTGTCGCCGTTGACAGTGTCGATTTTGAACTCCAAGCCGGTGAAATTCACGCGATTCTGGGTGAAAATGGCGCAGGGAAGTCCACACTGATGAATCTGATCTACGGACTTTACCAACCCTCGGCGGGACGCATCTATGTGACGGATCGCGAGAACTGGCGACGTAGGTTCCGGGCGAAATCACCACGCGATGCGATTGCAAACGGCATCGGCATGGTACATCAGCATTTTATGCTGATTGAAAACCTCACGGTCGCCGAGAATATTGCCTTAGCTCTTGGACAACAAGCGTCCAATCCTGCAGGAAGTGCGTCTTCAAACGGTGATGACAAGCAGAGATTGGGGAAATTCCGGTTCAAGAAAGAGGACGCTATCCGTATCACCCAAGAACTCTCGGAGCGGTTCGGTCTTACTGTTGATCCAACAGCGTTGGTACGGACACTTTCCGTCGGCTTAAAACAACGCGTAGAGATCCTCAAAGCACTCGCCGTTGATGCCCGGATCCTCATCCTCGATGAACCCACCGCCGTCCTGAGCCCACAGGAGGTAGAAGGTTTCTTCACGATTCTACGCAACCTCCAAGCCGACGGTCGCGCAATTATCTTCATTAGCCACAAAATGAAAGAGGTCCTGAGCATCAGTGACCGAATTACCGTCTTAAGACGCGGCAAAAAAGTTTATCTCGGTCCAACCGGAGAACTGACGGCTCGCGAGTTGGCGCGGGAGATGATCGGAGAAGACCTCACTGACGTTGAACGCTCGGTTTCCGGTTCATACCTCGAAAACGACTCGCTAGACCGGGTCCTACACCTCTCAAACTTAACAGTCCTCGGCAGTCGAAACGAGATCGCAGTGTCAGATGTCTCTATGGAAACCCATCGCGGTGAAATCGTGGGTATCGCCGGTGTAGATGGCAATGGGCAGCGTGAACTCGCCGAGGCGATCATGGGGTTGCGACACAGCGACTCTGGCACAGTAAACATCTTAGGCACCGATCCGAAAGGGATCAAGGCGGTGCGTCAGCGCGGTGTCGGCTATATTCCTGAAGACAGGCAAACGACAGGGGTCATCGCCGCCTTTTCGGTTACGGAAAACCTCTTGTTGAACGTGACACACCTACAAAACCTCGCCCACTGGAACGTCCTTAACCAGAAGCGGAAAAGTGAAACGGCAGAGCAACTCATCGCTGACTACGATATCCGTCCGCCTAACCCTGATATTCCTGCTTCCTCACTCTCCGGTGGCAATCAACAGAAAATCGTCCTCGCCCGAGAAATCTCGCTTCGACCCGACCTCCTTATCGCTGTGAACCCGACACGCGGTTTAGATGTCAACGCCGCTCGCTATGTCCATGAGAATCTATTGGCACAGCGCGACGCAAAAAAATCTGTCCTGTTAATTTCAACGGAGTTAGACGAAGTCTTGTTGTTGAGTGATCGACTCTACGTCATGTCAAGAGGCAAACTGATCGAAGCAACGGCACAACGCAACGACATCGAAGCACTCGGATTATTAATGACTGGAGAAACGGATACAGAGGGATATGGAAATTCACCAAAAACCATTGTGGAGCCGTAG
- a CDS encoding BMP family ABC transporter substrate-binding protein has protein sequence MQGYHLIFGHGYEYQEAAIAVAQDYPEIVFITSAGASGAIRENVSSIVFRLEQATYLLGMISGMMTQTNKIGIIGGQELPSGSSTFMAFEGGVKSVNPDAVVQRAYVGDWENIAKARELALAQIDGGVDFIFHNANEAGIGVFEAVVSAQDAGKTVYSFGANRDQSAVSPRAVLANAVITPRAYVQLATAVKEGTFESRLYVFTMTTDGAIALTYNPELRDRVPEEVQQKIEEARLQILAGTLEVPQIDFTAMPEK, from the coding sequence ATGCAAGGATACCATCTCATCTTTGGGCACGGCTACGAGTATCAGGAAGCGGCGATAGCGGTTGCCCAAGACTATCCTGAAATTGTTTTTATCACGTCTGCAGGGGCAAGTGGTGCGATTCGTGAGAACGTTTCATCGATCGTCTTCCGCCTTGAACAAGCCACGTACCTCTTGGGTATGATATCTGGGATGATGACGCAAACGAATAAGATTGGTATTATCGGTGGGCAGGAACTTCCTTCCGGCAGTAGCACGTTCATGGCATTTGAAGGTGGTGTGAAAAGCGTTAACCCGGATGCAGTCGTGCAACGCGCCTATGTGGGGGACTGGGAGAACATCGCCAAGGCACGAGAATTGGCACTCGCTCAGATTGATGGGGGCGTTGACTTTATTTTCCACAACGCGAATGAAGCTGGAATTGGTGTGTTTGAAGCAGTCGTCTCGGCGCAAGATGCTGGCAAAACCGTCTATTCCTTTGGTGCCAACCGAGATCAAAGTGCTGTTTCTCCGCGTGCAGTGCTCGCCAATGCCGTGATTACGCCGAGGGCCTATGTACAACTCGCGACGGCAGTCAAAGAGGGGACGTTTGAATCCAGACTCTATGTCTTCACGATGACAACCGATGGCGCAATCGCTTTGACCTATAACCCGGAACTGAGGGATCGGGTGCCTGAAGAAGTACAGCAAAAAATTGAAGAAGCGAGACTGCAAATCCTCGCGGGCACGTTAGAAGTCCCGCAAATTGATTTCACCGCAATGCCTGAAAAATAG
- a CDS encoding ABC transporter permease, whose product MTRFDNLKNSLKIQWLATPVLILASAFVTNAIIMLLCHYNPLEAYQAAVSGAFGTGRKFGETLVKSTPFLMAGLSVAMAFRCGIWNIGAEGQFLIGALTATWFGTKLAPIFPQTPWIAVPLCLGLATVAGGIWGLIPAVLKVMRGVNEVISTIMLNYVALHLVSMMIDGGPLQEAAQRGPQSDRIVQWVFLPRLFPPHRVHLGIIIAVVLAIILTFVLFRTAFGFQLRAVGEGAAAAEAAGISIVHNTLRVFFISGALAGLGGAIELTALTRRLFLNFSPGYGYTAIAVALLAKLNPLVTVAAALLFGALTTGSYSMQREVGISDKVTFIMQATILLFVIGYGSIQLFRKRTSSHSE is encoded by the coding sequence ATGACCAGATTCGATAATTTAAAAAATAGCTTAAAAATTCAATGGCTCGCAACGCCTGTCCTAATTCTCGCAAGCGCGTTTGTAACAAACGCCATCATCATGTTGCTCTGTCACTATAACCCATTAGAGGCTTACCAAGCCGCCGTGAGTGGCGCGTTCGGAACCGGTAGGAAGTTCGGAGAGACGTTAGTCAAAAGCACACCCTTTTTAATGGCAGGGCTTTCAGTCGCAATGGCGTTTCGGTGTGGGATTTGGAACATCGGTGCCGAGGGACAATTTTTAATAGGCGCACTCACAGCAACATGGTTTGGGACGAAACTCGCCCCAATCTTTCCGCAAACCCCATGGATTGCGGTGCCGTTGTGTCTCGGACTTGCCACAGTCGCCGGTGGAATTTGGGGACTCATTCCCGCCGTCCTTAAAGTGATGCGCGGTGTCAACGAAGTTATCAGCACCATCATGTTGAACTACGTCGCCCTCCATCTGGTGAGTATGATGATCGATGGCGGTCCGTTGCAGGAGGCAGCCCAACGCGGTCCCCAGAGCGATCGCATCGTCCAGTGGGTATTTCTACCTCGACTTTTCCCACCCCATCGGGTCCACCTCGGCATTATTATCGCTGTCGTCCTGGCGATTATTCTCACATTCGTTCTCTTTCGGACGGCGTTTGGGTTCCAACTCCGCGCAGTCGGAGAGGGAGCAGCGGCAGCGGAAGCCGCAGGCATCTCGATTGTCCATAACACGCTCCGCGTCTTTTTCATTAGTGGCGCCCTCGCAGGACTCGGCGGCGCAATCGAGTTGACCGCACTCACCCGCCGACTCTTCCTCAACTTTTCGCCCGGCTACGGCTACACAGCGATTGCCGTCGCTCTGTTAGCAAAGCTGAATCCTTTGGTGACAGTCGCCGCTGCGTTACTGTTTGGCGCGTTGACGACGGGTTCGTATAGCATGCAGCGGGAGGTCGGCATCTCTGACAAAGTAACGTTTATAATGCAAGCGACGATTCTACTTTTCGTTATCGGTTATGGTTCTATCCAACTGTTCCGTAAACGGACATCTTCGCACTCTGAATAG
- a CDS encoding molybdopterin-dependent oxidoreductase translates to MTHTMEIDGVEVAFSEGETILEVAERHQQEIPTLCYDPRLEPFGGCRLCIVELEGARNPVASCTTKATPGMVVRTATDTIEAYRKTLLEMVVSENREVDVSPLRGYASGELTDLRDRYGINGNPRITGATSGTSKTDENPFILRDYELCISCYRCVRVCAEQEGDHAINVMNRGFHTQITTEFDGLLKDSACTFCGQCIQTCPTGALGDKKALRHAEPGLHIQSTEPDIEKTRTICPYCGVGCSVDMLTKEEKIVGIHPAMDGPANQGALCVKGQFAYDFVQHSDRLKVPLIRGEDGELHEATWEQALDKAAEGYRKVHAEHGRHSIYGIASGRAPSEAAYLMQKFIRAGFGTNYIDNCSRA, encoded by the coding sequence ATGACACACACAATGGAAATTGATGGTGTTGAAGTTGCCTTTTCCGAGGGTGAAACCATCCTTGAGGTGGCAGAACGCCATCAGCAAGAGATTCCGACGCTCTGCTACGACCCAAGGCTTGAGCCTTTCGGTGGATGTCGCCTTTGCATCGTCGAATTAGAAGGCGCTCGAAATCCGGTGGCATCTTGTACAACGAAAGCCACACCGGGGATGGTCGTTCGCACGGCGACGGATACAATAGAGGCGTATCGAAAGACGCTGCTTGAGATGGTTGTCAGTGAAAATCGTGAAGTCGATGTGTCTCCATTACGGGGTTATGCATCTGGCGAACTCACAGACCTCCGAGACAGATACGGCATTAACGGAAACCCGCGTATAACAGGTGCAACATCCGGTACAAGCAAAACCGATGAAAATCCGTTCATTCTCAGAGATTATGAACTCTGCATCTCCTGTTATCGGTGTGTCCGCGTCTGTGCTGAACAGGAAGGCGATCATGCCATCAATGTTATGAATCGCGGTTTCCATACGCAGATTACGACTGAATTTGACGGACTTCTCAAGGACTCCGCCTGCACCTTTTGTGGACAGTGTATCCAGACCTGTCCGACCGGGGCACTCGGCGACAAGAAGGCACTACGGCACGCGGAGCCGGGATTACACATCCAGTCTACCGAACCCGATATTGAAAAAACACGCACAATTTGTCCCTACTGCGGGGTCGGGTGTTCTGTCGATATGCTAACGAAAGAGGAAAAGATCGTTGGTATTCATCCCGCAATGGATGGACCCGCCAACCAGGGTGCCCTCTGTGTCAAAGGTCAGTTCGCTTACGACTTTGTCCAGCATTCCGACCGCCTGAAGGTCCCACTCATCCGTGGTGAGGATGGGGAACTCCACGAAGCGACATGGGAGCAGGCGCTTGACAAAGCCGCTGAAGGATACCGGAAAGTCCACGCTGAGCACGGGAGACATAGCATTTACGGCATCGCCTCTGGGCGTGCACCGAGTGAAGCGGCGTATCTCATGCAGAAGTTCATCCGTGCTGGGTTCGGGACGAATTACATCGACAACTGTAGCCGTGCCTGA